A region from the Aegilops tauschii subsp. strangulata cultivar AL8/78 chromosome 5, Aet v6.0, whole genome shotgun sequence genome encodes:
- the LOC109772305 gene encoding cytosolic sulfotransferase 10-like, whose translation MASHGDVGSQEGTPAAPTHAGMAELVPALPLETRCPPFALRRYAGFWQPEGVLRRGLPTLHARFAPRPTDVLLASFPKSGTTWLKALAFATLHRDAHPPSSDADQPLRRRNPHDCVWFLEVDSALAHTDVDAVAAELEALPSPRLLATHLPYSLLPHVQV comes from the coding sequence ATGGCTTCTCATGGCGATGTGGGGTCACAGGAAGGCACGCCGGCGGCGCCGACGCACGCCGGCATGGCCGAGCTGGTGCCGGCGCTCCCACTGGAGACGCGTTGCCCACCGTTCGCGCTGCGGCGATACGCCGGGTTCTGGCAGCCGGAGGGGGTGCTCAGGCGCGGCCTCCCGACGTTGCACGCGCGCTTCGCGCCGAGGCCCACGGACGTGCTCCTTGCCAGCTTCCCCAAGTCCGGCACCACATGGCTCAAGGCCCTCGCCTTCGCCACCCTTCACCGCGACGCCCACCCGCCGTCCTCCGACGCCGACCAGCCGCTCCGCCGCCGCAACCCGCACGACTGCGTCTGGTTCCTGGAGGTCGACTCCGCTCTCGCGCACACGGACGTAGACGCCGTGGCGGCCGAGCTCGAGGCGCTCCCTTCCCCGCGGCTGCTCGCCACGCACCTGCCCTACTCCCTCCTCCCTCATGTGCAAGTTTAA
- the LOC109772304 gene encoding uncharacterized protein: protein MEGDSQTPRAAVIVSKVLEDDDLLVEILLHVGFPTTLVRAALVCKRWLGHASEPAFLRRFRKLHPPRLLGFYIDDRYCDSAPPTFVRMLPQPAELSAIVRRTNFSAYRRLSPGMLDCRNGSVFTTLYTDKSALGVHRPLCHGGGLTIVPSLPRPLLPLGSSCTFRQVLSKQGDGLSYYYLYVESSNQEYRMHVYMMQDGSWRRHHLLDIGQLLRPRSKPKAVLVGNKIYMAAGPTNIVVLDLKTLSFSTVQLPQGVEHGSRGTTMLSRAGDASGVYLIHVKEFQLRIWLRKEDNWLLVDSICLHEMCANLRKSDSTIKNGHNVLLMDQVVDYGDFVFLQMGGCVLHLDVRCRTLRKVYEYRSTHLGDIHPFTMIWPPAFPTVKYESCKVCLLVF, encoded by the coding sequence ATGGAGGGCGACAGCCAGACACCGCGGGCAGCGGTCATCGTATCCAAGGTGCTCGAAGACGACGACCTCCTCGTAGAGATCCTTCTCCACGTCGGATTCCCCACCACCCTCGTCCGCGCCGCCCTCGTCTGCAAGCGCTGGCTGGGGCACGCCTCCGAGCCCGCCTTCCTCCGCCGTTTCCGCAAGCTCCACCCGCCCCGCCTCCTCGGCTTCTACATCGACGACAGGTACTGTGACTCCGCTCCGCCAACCTTCGTCCGGATGCTGCCGCAGCCCGCAGAGCTCTCTGCCATCGTCCGCCGCACAAATTTCAGCGCCTACAGGAGGCTATCGCCCGGCATGCTTGACTGCCGGAACGGCAGCGTATTCACCACCTTGTACACAGACAAGAGCGCTCTTGGGGTGCACCGCCCGCTGTGCCATGGGGGAGGTCTGACCATCGTCCCATCACTCCCACGCCCTCTACTCCCCTTGGGCAGTTCCTGCACTTTCAGACAAGTCCTCTCCAAGCAAGGGGATGGCCTGTCCTACTACTACTTGTACGTGGAGTCTAGCAACCAAGAATATAGGATGCACGTATATATGATGCAGGATGGTTCCTGGCGCAGGCATCATCTCTTGGACATAGGCCAACTCCTTCGTCCTCGTTCAAAACCAAAAGCTGTGCTCGTCGGCAATAAAATTTACATGGCGGCTGGCCCAACCAACATCGTTGTCTTGGATTTGAAGACATTGAGTTTCTCCACAGTTCAGCTTCCACAAGGAGTGGAGCATGGCAGCAGAGGCACCACCATGTTGTCACGGGCCGGTGATGCTTCTGGTGTATATCTCATCCACGTTAAGGAGTTTCAACTCCGCATCTGGCTCCGCAAGGAGGACAACTGGTTGCTGGTCGATAGCATCTGCCTGCATGAAATGTGTGCTAATTTGAGGAAGTCAGATTCTACAATCAAGAATGGGCATAATGTTCTTCTCATGGACCAGGTGGTGGACTATGGTGACTTTGTGTTCTTGCAGATGGGTGGATGTGTACTGCACTTGGATGTCAGGTGCAGGACACTACGTAAAGTGTATGAATACAGAAGCACTCATCTTGGTGATATCCATCCTTTTACAATGATCTGGCCTCCCGCATTCCCCACGGTCAAGTACGAATCCTGCAAGGTTTGTCTTCTGGTATTTTGA
- the LOC123493896 gene encoding F-box/LRR-repeat protein At3g03360-like → MNERFKLWRRKYFCSCVLFNKCVFLSFADILVAAAMDDAMTSLPKKQRLDKLESQEPPASSDGRDQNLDLISRLPDDILGSIISLLPTKEATRIPILSTRWRHLWRSAPLNLAVNYDLLFKTSRQGRDHMAIISNILISHPGPARRLSLRSICLRNDSYARFDIWFRSPALNGLEELDFYGRNTQCLVPPSVLRFAPTLRLAIIDGCNLSKIDVAPALLLPRLKQLKLYDIIISESVFHRLLSGGTMLENLDLQSIHGLTVIRIISSTLRSICVYVRHQADMVELIIEDAPCLERLIQPGQEGPRTIRVIAAPKLAVLGYLTPRISKLEHGTIIPEVGQVS, encoded by the coding sequence ATgaatgaaaggttcaagttgtgGCGGAGAAAATACTTCTGTTCATGTGTTCTTTTCAACAAATGTGTTTTTCTATCTTTTGCAGATATTTTGGTTGCAGCAGCCATGGATGATGCAATGACTTCCTTACCCAAGAAGCAGAGGCTGGACAAGCTGGAATCACAAGAGCCTCCGGCAAGCAGTGACGGTAGGGACCAGAACCTCGACCTCATCAGCCGCCTCCCCGACGACATCCTCGGCagcatcatctccctcctccccacTAAAGAGGCCACACGGATCCCCATTCTCTCCACCCGGTGGCGCCACCTCTGGCGCTCGGCCCCACTAAACCTTGCCGTCAACTACGACCTTCTATTCAAAACATCCAGGCAAGGGCGCGACCACATGGCCATCATCTCCAACATCCTCATCTCGCATCCTGGACCAGCCCGTCGCCTTTCCCTCCGCAGCATCTGCCTCCGCAATGACTCCTATGCCAGGTTTGACATCTGGTTCCGGTCCCCTGCCCTCAATGGCCTTGAGGAGCTCGACTTCTATGGGAGAAACACGCAATGCCTAGTGCCTCCTTCTGTGCTCCGCTTCGCGCCTACTTTGCGGCTTGCCATCATCGACGGTTGCAATTTATCTAAGATTGATGTCGCCCCCGCGCTTCTTCTCCCTCGGCTAAAGCAACTCAAGCTCTATGACATCATCATCTCGGAGTCGGTCTTCCACCGCCTGCTTTCTGGAGGCACTATGCTCGAGAACCTTGATCTACAGAGCATCCATGGGCTTACTGTCATCCGTATCATCTCGTCGACTCTCCGGAGTATTTGTGTCTATGTTCGTCACCAAGCAGATATGGTGGAGCTTATCATTGAGGATGCACCATGCCTTGAAAGATTGATCCAACCTGGTCAAGAGGGTCCAAGAACAATTAGGGTCATCGCCGCACCGAAATTGGCGGTGTTGGGCTACCTGACTCCCAGAATCTCCAAACTTGAGCATGGAACAATAATTCCTGAGGTAGGACAAGTCTCCTGA